One Deltaproteobacteria bacterium genomic region harbors:
- a CDS encoding branched-chain amino acid ABC transporter substrate-binding protein has translation MKRKLTTLGCLTLAALFLALGPAWAKTIRIGLMCPLTGSWASEGQDMKQIVELLADETNKAGGIDGAQVEIVVEDDGGDPRQAALAATRLTTKDISAVIGTYGSSVTEASQNIYAESGILQVATGSTAIRLSEKDLPLFFRTCPRDDEQGMVAAKALNTLGFKKIAVLHDNTSYAKGLADEAKALLEKEGKTIAFYDALTPGERDYNAILTKLKSAAPDVIFFTGYYPEAGMLLRQKMEMNWNVPMIGGDATNNPDLVKIAGPKAAEGYMFLSPPVPADLDTPEAKNFMTAYKSKYGNAPGSVWAVLAGDAYRVIAEAIAKSKATEGEKLAAYLTKSLKDFPGLTGMISFNNKGDRVGDLYRVYKVDAAGNFVLQP, from the coding sequence ATGAAGAGGAAACTGACGACACTTGGATGCCTGACCCTAGCCGCGCTTTTCCTGGCCCTGGGCCCGGCCTGGGCCAAAACCATCCGCATCGGCCTCATGTGTCCGTTGACGGGTTCCTGGGCCAGCGAAGGCCAGGACATGAAGCAGATCGTCGAGCTCCTGGCCGACGAAACCAACAAGGCCGGCGGCATTGACGGCGCCCAGGTTGAAATCGTGGTCGAGGACGATGGCGGCGATCCACGGCAGGCCGCCCTGGCCGCCACCCGCCTGACCACCAAGGACATTTCCGCGGTCATCGGCACCTATGGCTCGTCCGTGACCGAAGCCTCCCAGAACATCTACGCCGAATCCGGCATCCTCCAGGTCGCCACGGGTTCCACCGCCATTCGCCTATCCGAAAAGGATCTCCCGCTGTTCTTCCGGACCTGTCCCCGCGATGACGAACAGGGCATGGTCGCCGCCAAGGCACTCAACACCCTGGGATTCAAAAAAATCGCGGTCCTCCACGACAACACCTCCTACGCCAAGGGTCTGGCCGACGAAGCCAAGGCCCTGCTCGAAAAAGAAGGCAAGACCATCGCCTTTTATGACGCCCTCACTCCCGGCGAACGTGACTACAACGCCATCCTGACCAAACTCAAATCCGCCGCGCCGGACGTCATCTTTTTCACCGGCTATTATCCCGAAGCCGGCATGCTCCTGCGCCAAAAAATGGAAATGAACTGGAACGTGCCCATGATCGGTGGCGACGCCACCAACAATCCGGATCTGGTCAAAATTGCCGGGCCCAAGGCGGCCGAGGGCTATATGTTCCTGAGCCCGCCGGTTCCAGCCGACCTGGATACCCCGGAAGCCAAGAACTTCATGACCGCCTACAAGTCCAAATACGGCAACGCCCCCGGCTCTGTCTGGGCCGTGCTGGCTGGCGACGCCTATCGCGTCATCGCCGAGGCCATCGCCAAATCCAAGGCGACCGAGGGAGAAAAACTGGCTGCCTACCTGACAAAAAGCCTGAAGGACTTCCCCGGCCTGACCGGCATGATTTCCTTCAACAACAAGGGTGATCGTGTCGGCGACCTGTACCGCGTGTACAAAGTCGACGCCGCCGGCAACTTCGTCCTGCAGCCGTAA
- a CDS encoding branched-chain amino acid ABC transporter permease → MEEFFQQLTNGLAVGGIYALIALGYTMVYGVLKLINFAHGDLFTIGAYLGLTLLVSFGLFDKIGPLAAVLLLAVMVMILVAIIGAILERVAYKPLRHSPRLSAVVSALGASIFFQNAIMAIYSPKFLVYPHDILPKAAVNILGLDIPVIRIVMFLTSLVLMAALYFFIQKTKIGTAIRAAAIDQGAAKLMGINVDRVIMLVFCIGPALGGAAGLMVGLYYGQINFSMGWMYGLKAFTAAILGGIGNIPGAMVGGLLLGVIEALGAAYISIAWKDAIAFCVLILILIIRPTGLLGERVAEKV, encoded by the coding sequence ATGGAAGAATTTTTTCAGCAATTGACCAACGGCCTGGCGGTAGGTGGCATCTACGCCCTGATCGCCCTCGGCTACACCATGGTCTACGGGGTCTTGAAACTGATCAATTTCGCCCATGGCGACCTGTTCACCATTGGCGCCTATCTCGGTCTGACCCTGCTCGTGTCCTTCGGTCTCTTCGACAAAATCGGCCCGCTGGCGGCGGTGCTCTTGCTCGCGGTCATGGTCATGATCCTGGTGGCCATCATCGGCGCCATCCTGGAACGAGTCGCCTACAAACCCCTGCGCCACTCGCCCCGGCTCTCGGCCGTGGTCTCGGCGCTTGGCGCCTCGATCTTTTTCCAAAACGCGATCATGGCCATCTACAGCCCCAAATTCCTGGTCTACCCGCACGACATCCTGCCCAAGGCCGCCGTCAACATCCTGGGCCTGGACATTCCCGTCATCCGGATCGTCATGTTTCTGACCTCGCTGGTGCTCATGGCCGCCCTGTACTTTTTCATCCAGAAAACCAAAATCGGCACGGCCATTCGAGCGGCGGCCATTGACCAGGGCGCGGCCAAACTCATGGGCATCAATGTCGACCGGGTCATCATGCTCGTTTTCTGTATCGGTCCGGCGCTAGGTGGCGCGGCCGGGCTCATGGTCGGCCTGTACTACGGTCAGATCAATTTCAGCATGGGCTGGATGTACGGCCTCAAGGCCTTCACCGCCGCCATTTTGGGCGGAATCGGCAACATCCCCGGAGCCATGGTCGGAGGGTTGCTTCTGGGCGTCATCGAAGCCCTGGGAGCCGCCTACATTTCCATTGCCTGGAAGGACGCCATCGCGTTCTGCGTCCTGATCCTCATCCTGATTATCCGGCCCACGGGC